DNA sequence from the Sulfurimonas sp. HSL3-1 genome:
TCCTCCGCGTCCGTTTTGGAGATATCTCCGCCAATCACGACAATGGCCCGGGAGGCCTGGAGGTGATTTTCGACAAAGGCTTTGACCGTTTTGAGTTCCATCGCCTTGACGCTTTCAACCGTCCCGGACGCCGGGGACGCCAGCGGCGTATCGGTGAAGAGCATTGCCCTCAGTTCACGGTTGGCGACATAGTCGAAATCATTCTCTTTGCGGCTCAGCGCGCCGACCATGGTTGTCTTCACCTTCTGAAGGGCCTCTTTACTGAGGTTCGGAGCGGTAAGCAGCTCTTCGAGCAGACCGACCGCTTCACCGAACTCCTCTTTGAGCGAACCCATTTCAAAGACCATCGTCTCCGTCCCGGCATGAACACTGAGATGGATGGCGCGTGCGTCGAGCGCCTCGGCAAAACCGACGGCCCCACGTTTTTGGGTCCCTTCGTTGAGCATTGAGGCACTCACCTTCGCCAGCCCCGCAAGCGCACCGTCCTCGATCGAACCGCTCTGGCGGAAGACCAACTGCATGGAGACGATCGGTAACCGGGAATCGTGCTCAAATATCATCGGCACTTTGATGCCGTTTACTTCTACCTGTTCCACCGTCGTTTCAGCCATTACAATCTGTCCTGTCAAAAAAATGAATAATAGTAGCGCTTTGAGGCTCACGCAAAAAGCTCCAGGGTTTCATACGCCGTATTCCGGATCGCCGGGGTCTCGCCGATATCGCGGATCAGGCGGACCATTTCATCCTTGGCCATACGGAAGCCCGCCCCCGCACTGCGGACAACGTTCTCCTCCATCATCGTTGAGCCCAGGTCGTTGGCCCCGAACTGCAGCGCCATCTGACCGATATAAGGCCCCTGGGTCACCCAGGAACTCTGCAGGTTCGGTACGTTGTCCAGGAAGAGACGCGAGACTGCCAACAGGCGGAGGTAGCGGTTGGCCGAATGTTTTTTCATCTCGGGGAACTCTTCGAGCAGTTTGGTATTCTCGCCCTGGAACGACCACATGATAAAGGCGCGGAACCCCCCGGTTTCGTCCTGCAGGCGGCGGACCATATCCCAGTGCTCGACGATCTCTTCGTCCGTCTCCATCGTTCCGTACATCATCGTCGCCGTCGATTTGATCCCGAGCTTGTGCGCCTTGCGGTGGATATCGATCCAGACGTCGGCATCGATCTTGCGCGGCGCGATGATGTCGCGGACCCGGTCATTGAGGATCTCCGCGCCGGCGCCTGGAATGGAGGAGAGTCCCTTGGCCTTCAGCCGGGTCAGGACCTCCTCGACACTGATGCGCGATACCTTGGCGATAAAGTCGATCTCGATGGCCGAAAAGCCGTGAATGGTGATCTGCGGGTATTTCGTATGGATATGCTCTACGAGCGCCTCATACCACTCGATTTTCAGTTTCGGATGCACCCCGCCCTGGAAAAGGATCTGCGTCCCACCGATGGCGAGCAGTTCGTCTATCTTCGCATCGATCTCGTCATAGGTGAGGACGTAGGCATCCTCGTCCTTCTCATGGCGGTAGAA
Encoded proteins:
- a CDS encoding dehypoxanthine futalosine cyclase; the encoded protein is MSRLTKEEAVDLIRNADLKTLGKLATARKKALHPKGVTTFVVDRNINYTNICWVDCKFCAFYRHEKDEDAYVLTYDEIDAKIDELLAIGGTQILFQGGVHPKLKIEWYEALVEHIHTKYPQITIHGFSAIEIDFIAKVSRISVEEVLTRLKAKGLSSIPGAGAEILNDRVRDIIAPRKIDADVWIDIHRKAHKLGIKSTATMMYGTMETDEEIVEHWDMVRRLQDETGGFRAFIMWSFQGENTKLLEEFPEMKKHSANRYLRLLAVSRLFLDNVPNLQSSWVTQGPYIGQMALQFGANDLGSTMMEENVVRSAGAGFRMAKDEMVRLIRDIGETPAIRNTAYETLELFA